A genome region from Gigantopelta aegis isolate Gae_Host chromosome 3, Gae_host_genome, whole genome shotgun sequence includes the following:
- the LOC121367653 gene encoding delta-like protein 4 isoform X1: MLTFLFPSATGGLPCSPNPCSNNGVCFQSGNSFSCQCQQGFTGTRCDIVDGRSSCFPNQCLNGGYCLESGDSFICQCLQGFTGALCETETSTLYPDCPRYPCPSDVSEYSYPDWNDNTCTQYYLCRRGNLSKVSCRGSNRFNVATLECMDPNSDTYVDCRANIFSK; encoded by the exons ATGTTAACATTTCTGTTTCCTTCAGCAACCGGCGGGTTACCATGTTCTCCGAATCCGTGCAGCAACAATGGCGTTTGTTTCCAGTCGGGGAACAGTTTTTCGTGTCAGTGTCAACAAGGATTTACAGGGACTCGGTGTGACATAg TGGATGGCCGTTCGTCGTGTTTTCCCAACCAGTGTCTTAACGGCGGCTACTGCCTGGAAAGTGGCGATTCGTTCATCTGTCAGTGTCTACAAGGATTCACCGGGGCACTGTGTGAAACAG AAACTAGTACCTTGTACCCTGACTGTCCACGCTACCCGTGTCCGTCCGATGTTTCAGAGTACTCCTACCCCGACTGGAACGACAACACGTGCACGCAGTACTACCTCTGTCGCCGTGGTAACCTCAGCAAGGTGTCTTGTCGCGGATCAAACCGGTTTAACGTGGCGACGCTCGAGTGCATGGACCCGAACAGTGACACATACGTAGACTGCAGGGCAAACATCTTTTCaaaatga
- the LOC121367653 gene encoding delta-like protein 4 isoform X2: MDIMVDGRSSCFPNQCLNGGYCLESGDSFICQCLQGFTGALCETETSTLYPDCPRYPCPSDVSEYSYPDWNDNTCTQYYLCRRGNLSKVSCRGSNRFNVATLECMDPNSDTYVDCRANIFSK; this comes from the exons atggatatcatgg TGGATGGCCGTTCGTCGTGTTTTCCCAACCAGTGTCTTAACGGCGGCTACTGCCTGGAAAGTGGCGATTCGTTCATCTGTCAGTGTCTACAAGGATTCACCGGGGCACTGTGTGAAACAG AAACTAGTACCTTGTACCCTGACTGTCCACGCTACCCGTGTCCGTCCGATGTTTCAGAGTACTCCTACCCCGACTGGAACGACAACACGTGCACGCAGTACTACCTCTGTCGCCGTGGTAACCTCAGCAAGGTGTCTTGTCGCGGATCAAACCGGTTTAACGTGGCGACGCTCGAGTGCATGGACCCGAACAGTGACACATACGTAGACTGCAGGGCAAACATCTTTTCaaaatga